A single region of the Brachypodium distachyon strain Bd21 chromosome 3, Brachypodium_distachyon_v3.0, whole genome shotgun sequence genome encodes:
- the LOC100827186 gene encoding delta(24)-sterol reductase → MADLQEPLVRGKRKKVLVDYLVQFRWILVIFVVLPISSLIYFNIYLGDMWSAMKSEKKRQKEHDENVQKVVKRLKQRNPKKDGLVCTARKPWIAVGMRNVDYKRARHFEVDLSAFRNILEIDTERMVAKVEPLVNMGQISRATCPMNVSLAVVAELDDLTVGGLINGYGIEGSSHLYGLFSDTVVALEIVLADGRVVRATKDNEYSDLFYGVPWSQGTIGFLVSAEIKLIPIKEYMRLTYTPVKGDLKEIGQAYADSFAPRDGDPSKVPDFVEGMVYTATESVMMTGVYASKEEAKKKGNKINSVGWWFKPWFYQHAQMALKKGEFVEYIPTRQYYHRHTRCLYWEGKLILPFGDQFWFRYLFGWLMPPKVSLLKATQGEAIRNYYHDNHVIQDMLVPLYKVGDALEFVHREMEVYPLWLCPHRLYKLPVKTMVYPEPGFELHQRQGDTSYAQMFTDVGVYYTPAFIFRGEEFNGVEAVRRLEQWLIENHSYQPQYAVSELNEKDFWRMFDASHYELCRQKYGAVGTFMSVYYKSKKGRKTEKEVQEAEAAILEPAYADEA, encoded by the exons ATGGCGGATCTGCAGGAGCCGCTGGTTCGAGGAAAGAGGAAGAAGGTTTTGGTGGACTACTTGGTGCAGTTCCGATGGATCCTCGTCATCTTCGTGGTCCTTCCTATTTCATCTCTGATCTACTTCAACATCTATCTGGGCGACATGTGGTCTGCCATGAAATCGGAGAAAAAGCGCCAGAAGGAACATGATGAGAACGTGCAGAAAGTCGTGAAGCGGCTCAAGCAGCGCAACCCGAAGAAGGATGGCCTTGTTTGCACAGCTAGGAAGCCCTGGATCGCTGTCGGCATGCGCAATGTGGACTACAAGCGCGCTAGGCATTTCGAGGTCGACCTCTCTGCCTTCAGGAACATCCTTGAGATCGACACGGAGAGGATGGTTGCCAAGGTTGAGCCGCTCGTCAACATGGGACAGATATCCAGAGCTACCTGCCCGATGAATGTCTCCCTCGCGGTGGTTGCAGAGCTTGATGACCTGACTGTTGGTGGCCTCATCAATGGTTACGGGATTGAAGGAAGCTCTCACCTCTATGGCCTCTTCTCCGACACTGTCGTTGCACTGGAGATCGTTCTCGCAGATGGTCGGGTTGTTAGAGCCACCAAGGACAATGAGTACTCTGACCTTTTCTATGGTGTCCCTTGGTCCCAGGGAACAATTGGGTTTCTTGTTTCAGCTGAAATCAAGCTCATCCCCATCAAGGAATACATGAGGCTCACATATACACCAGTGAAGGGGGATCTCAAGGAGATCGGGCAGGCTTATGCCGATTCTTTCGCACCGAGAGATGGTGACCCTTCAAAGGTCCCAGACTTCGTCGAAGGAATGGTGTACACTGCAACAGAGAGCGTCATGATGACCGGCGTGTATGCCTCCAAAGAGGAGGCTAAGAAGAAGGGTAACAAGATCAACAGTGTTGGGTGGTGGTTCAAGCCATGGTTCTACCAGCATGCGCAGATGGCGCTGAAGAAGGGCGAGTTCGTCGAGTACATCCCGACAAGGCAGTACTACCACCGCCACACTCGGTGCCTGTACTGGGAGGGGAAGCTCATCTTGCCCTTCGGTGATCAGTTCTGGTTCAGGTACCTCTTTGGCTGGCTGATGCCTCCGAAGGTGTCCCTGCTCAAGGCCACCCAGGGTGAGGCCATCAGGAACTATTACCATGACAACCATGTCATCCAGGATATGCTGGTGCCCCTGTACAAAGTTGGAGACGCTCTTGAGTTTGTTCACCGGGAAATGGAG GTGTATCCACTGTGGCTGTGCCCTCACCGTCTGTACAAGCTCCCCGTGAAGACCATGGTGTATCCAGAACCAGGGTTCGAGCTCCACCAGAGGCAGGGCGACACCAGCTACGCGCAGATGTTCACCGACGTGGGCGTGTACTATACCCCGGCCTTCATCTTCAGGGGCGAGGAGTTCAATGGCGTGGAGGCGGTGCGGAGGCTGGAGCAGTGGCTGATCGAGAACCACAGCTACCAGCCACAGTACGCGGTGTCGGAGCTGAACGAGAAGGACTTCTGGAGGATGTTTGATGCCTCGCACTACGAGCTCTGCCGCCAGAAGTACGGCGCCGTTGGGACCTTCATGAGCGTCTACTACAAGTccaagaaggggaggaagacCGAGAAGGAGGTgcaggaggccgaggccgccATCCTCGAGCCGGCCTATGCCGACGAGGCCTAG
- the LOC100841949 gene encoding uncharacterized protein LOC100841949 isoform X3: MERHSVGHGSTDKLEAVSSREFQTCRGLAPIAGCHTDTSRREPMQPAKPAAGLIRPPAPAKARPSSGVARLLLLRAPAAAVALAAALAVSSSSPALPPAPAPAQQQAAPAPEDTMRNVPRTLSGEEGKGAERIKHPRSPMAARCTSKCVSTCVLGGAGAPGVGGPFNVRRPLVVFKDGFRSRQYCLVECSDVCNLIKDGEDDQ, encoded by the exons atggaaaGGCACTCAGTTGGCCACGGAAGCACTGACAAGCTTGAGGCTGTCAGCTCCCGAGAGTTTCAGACATGCCGCGGCCTGGCACCAATAGCTGGCTGCCACACTGATACATCCAGAAGAGAACCGATGCAGCCAGCAAAACCAGCAGCTGGGCTGATaaggccgccggcgccggccaagGCGCGGCCGTCGTCCGGCGTCgccaggctgctgctgctgcgggcgccggcggccgcggtggcgctggccgccgcgctcgccgtgTCCTCGTCATCGCCGGCGctgcctcctgctcctgctcctgcccagcagcaggcggcgccggcgccggaggacaCGATGCGCAACGTGCCGCGGACGCTCTCGGGGGAGGAAGGCAAAGGGGCGGAGCGGATCAAGCACCCGAGGTCACCTATGGCGGCCCGGTGCACGTCCAAGTGCGTCAGCACCTgcgtcctcggcggcgccggcgcgccaGGCGTCGGCGGGCCGTTCAACGTCAGGAGGCCCCTCGTCGTCTTCAAGGACGGCTTCCGCAGCCGCCAGTACTg CCTGGTGGAGTGCTCCGACGTCTGTAACCTGATCAAGGACGGGGAAGACGACCAGTAA
- the LOC100841949 gene encoding uncharacterized protein LOC100841949 isoform X2, with protein MASPAPPIEESRTQPWLPALADEILEEILVRVPTPEALARASAACTSFRSIITARSFLRRYRKLHRPPLLGLLIDTEAGFRPAQAPHPSAPLARALVAAADFDYGSFVPEPNQSWLNPWQARDVRDGRVLLDCTGQFDFGAVFTNLAVCDPLSRRSVLLPPIPGDMSMNVQQDPVVQVQPILAPAGEDEDTTLFKVICTAHYKTKLVAFVFSSVTSQWCIAASTSWSSLGTVKPSRRKCLSRFNYVHGCFYWLSVWRDKLLVLDTCSMEFSTVDTLTGYHSQLINQPGRSRRVSTVIEAEKYYTVTSPMFLWHCGCS; from the coding sequence atggcctcGCCGGCACCACCAATCGAGGAAAGTCGGACGCAGCCCTGGCTCCCAGCCCTCGCGGATGAGATCCTGGAGGAGATCTTGGTGCGCGTGCCCACCCCGGAGGcgctcgcccgcgcctccGCGGCCTGCACCTCCTTCCGCAGCATCATCACCGCGCGCTCCTTCCTCCGCCGTTACCGCAAACTCCACCGGCCtcccctcctcggcctcctAATCGACACAGAAGCAGGCTTCCGCCCTGCCCAGGCGCCCCACCCCTCCGCCCCGCTCGCCCGCGctctcgtcgccgccgctgattTCGACTACGGCTCCTTCGTCCCAGAGCCCAATCAAAGCTGGCTCAACCCCTGGCAAGCCCGTGATGTCCGCGACGGCCGCGTCCTACTCGACTGCACCGGCCAGTTCGATTTTGGAGCCGTCTTCACGAACCTCGCGGTGTGCGATCCCTTGTCACGGAGATCCGTGCTGCTCCCACCCATACCTGGGGATATGAGTATGAACGTCCAGCAAGATCCCGTTGTCCAAGTCCAGCCCATCCTCGCTCCTGCTGGAGAGGATGAGGATACGACATTGTTCAAGGTGATCTGCACAGCGCACTACAAAACCAAGTTGGTCGCGTTCGTCTTCTCTTCTGTCACCAGTCAATGGTGTATAGCTGCATCAACCAGCTGGAGTTCTTTGGGCACAGTCAAGCCCTCCAGAAGGAAATGTTTGTCCCGTTTCAACTATGTACATGGCTGCTTCTACTGGTTGTCGGTTTGGAGGGACAAGTTACTCGTGTTGGACACATGCAGTATGGAGTTCTCCACTGTCGACACTCTTACGGGCTACCACTCACAGCTTATAAATCAGCCTGGCCG